The Gadus macrocephalus chromosome 12, ASM3116895v1 genome segment TCTGGTTAAGATTCATTACCGGGATCATACTTGCTTTAGCTTCTTTTTTTGGGTGCGGTGATTAAAGTGAATAGAACAAGAGAGAGTCTCCTTTGAGGAACACGCGTCTGAGTCGCTCGTGTGAAAATCTCTGACATCTGGGCGTCCGAATTGTGTAGCTGAAATGTTTGTGAGATGCCTGCTTAATCAGCGTTCTTCGTTTCCCTCGCTGCAGCACCGACAGCACcaggtgttgtgttgatgtacCATtgaaagcgggtttcaaaagcGGCCCTCTCGTGACTTCACCAGTGGGACTGTCCACTCTAACGCGTTATATCCGACCCGGTGGTAAAACAGGGGCCCCCTTTATGGTAATGGAGGGTTTTTGTGGCGTCGATTAAACCGAAAAGCAGACTCGATTGTAACATCTTTACTGTATAATCACGGACCCTCCACGATGGCGGTTATAAAGTTCCAGCCGTAATGACGAGCTATAACATTTTATACCCCTCTTTTATGAATACACTCAAAAGATTTGAGTTTGTAGGAAGAAAATACGAGGTGGGATACTCATTGCTGGAGCGGCGTTCCCGTTCCACCGTTAATAAAACCCAACATCGCACTGATGTCACCTAAAAAATATGCCCTCCGGCAACTTTGAAATCTAAGTGTGACAATAcagagtgtgttgtgtgcgaGTTGTTTTCACAGCGGTTTAGCAGGAAGACAGTGCGGTTGCACGTGTTGTGTCGCACTGTTTGTTGTCAATGTGGAACCAGGCCTTGTTATTCCGAGAGTAGATGGAAATGGAAAGATGNNNNNNNNNNNNNNNNNNNNNNNNNNNNNNNNNNNNNNNNNNNNNNNNNNNNNNNNNNNNNNNNNNNNNNNNNNNNNNNNNNNNNNNNNNNNNNNNNNNNGAAAAGAAGAAACTTCAACAAGCAGGCGACGGAGATCTTGAACGAGTACTTCTACTCACATCTGAGCAACCCCTACCCTAGTGAGGAGGCCAAGGAGGAGCTAGCCAAGAAGTGCTCCATCACCGTCTCCCAGGTACGTGTCAAGAACAGCGCCGTGGGAACCGTCCCTCTACACATTGCGTCGCAGTGATTTTAGTTTTACTTCTAGGTGGATAGGTTGAGAGGGGCCTTGCCATCGCTGCTGAGGTAAACAGCGGTTTCTGTTAGTGGTTGCGATGTGAGTGACCAGTGGTTTGTGTTAGCGTTGAACTAGTTAGTGAGCAGTGGTTTGTGTTACTCGTGACGATGTTAGTGAGTAGTGGTTTGTGTTAGCGTTGACCATGTTAGCGAGCAGTCGTTTGTGTTAGCGTTGACCATGTTAGTGAGCAGTGGTTTGTGTTAGCGTTGACCATGTTAGCGAGCAGTGGTTTGTGTTAGCGTTGACCATGTTAGTGAGCAGTGGTTTGTGTAAGTGGTGGCTATGTTAGTGAGCAGTGGTTTGTGTTAGTGGTGGCTATGCTATGTTAGTGAGCAGTGGTTTGTGTTAGTGGTGGCTATGTTAGTGAGCAGTGGTTTGTGTTAGTGGTTGTTATGTGCGTAAACAGTGGTAGGTGTTAGCGATGCTGATGTTAGCTTGCATGAAAGGAAAATCCTTTGAGGATGCAATATTGCCATACATCTGGAGTGCAGTACAAGGTCCCGGGTGATTTGTAGGTCTGTCTGTTTATGGGTCGTAATAAAGGGACATGTTTACCTACCCTGAGCATGGGGAACCAGGAAGGAAGGATTGATTCGGTTTGTGCTTTAATGTTGTTTATCATTAGCGCAGAGATTACGCCCGTAGCTTCATCTAGCGGTCCATTAGTGGTAATGGGCGTTAGCGGATGTTGACTGATTGGTGCTAGCGTGAGCTCTGCTGATAGCCGCAGTCATAGGGACATGATGAGAGCGTTATTGCTAATCATTGCGTTGCGCCGCTAATGTGGATTCACAGCACCAGACTGTGTCAGCCCTTCTGTCTGTCAAGACCGTTATCTAAAGTCTGAGCTAATACCTTAAAATAAGGGCATGTGTGTGGATATTTAGAGTAGAAATTAAACAGTTTTCTGTTTATTCTATTGTCTATATACTCAGGTGTCCAACTGGTTCGGAAATAAAAGAATCCGATACAAGAAAAACATTGGGAAGTTCCAGGAAGAGGCTAACATGTATGCAGCGAGGACTGCAGTGAATGCGGCCAACGTTTCCTCGCATGGGAGCCAAGCGAACTCCCCCGCTACTCCAAACTCTGCAGGTAAGACCGAGGACCTTTGACACTTAGAAACACCCGGAAGTCTACCTGAAGCACTGTATCATTGCCATTAAAGGGGAATCAAACACTTACATTGGAACCGCAGGACAAGCTATCCCTATATTGAAACAAGGGTCTTGACATGCTACGCCACCTATGGTAACTGGCATCGATGGCCACCAATTTAAGACATTTATGGATAGGAGCCTGTGTTGGGTAGCATTCACCTGAAGCCACTCTGGACCCCATTTCAACTTCCTGCTCACTTTTACTGAAACTTTTCTCCCTGTCCAAATTGTTCAAAGGAAACTATGTGCATATTTTGTTAACCCTCCACAATGCTATAAAGATCTAGCTTCACTTTCTGCTTCGGTTGGCTGAAATCAAATCCTCTTATTTCAGCTTTTTCTCAACTTCTTCTACTGTACCTTGTGAAGAAATATATTTGTGCCAAATTCTGCTAACATTACATCATCGTATTCTTGGAGCTGCAGATCTGTTTCCTTGTATGGTGATTGGTATTCTTAATGCGCTGGCTGCTCATCTATCGGCTCTGTAGATGGCTA includes the following:
- the LOC132469530 gene encoding pre-B-cell leukemia transcription factor 1-like produces the protein MAVIKFQPRNFNKQATEILNEYFYSHLSNPYPSEEAKEELAKKCSITVSQVSNWFGNKRIRYKKNIGKFQEEANMYAARTAVNAANVSSHGSQANSPATPNSAGSAGSFNMSNSGDLFMSVQSLNGDSGYQGAQVGANVQSQVDTLRHVINQTGGYSEGLAGTQMYSPQGINANGGWQDAATPSSVTSPTEGPGSVHSDTSN